The following are encoded together in the Vigna angularis cultivar LongXiaoDou No.4 chromosome 9, ASM1680809v1, whole genome shotgun sequence genome:
- the LOC108320619 gene encoding IAA-amino acid hydrolase ILR1-like 4 has protein sequence MNFFNWLSLFIVFHVFAATPRIFSLTDSSTQLPVNFLDAAKKPEVFDYMVRIRRKIHENPELGYEEFETSKLIRAELDQLGIPYKHPVAITGIIGFIGTGRSPFVAIRADMDALPMQEMVEWEHKSKVPGKMHGCGHDAHVAMLLGAAKILKHHEKEIQGTVVLVFQPAEEGGGGAKRIVEAGTLENVSAIFGLHVSPNFPLGEVGSRSGPMLAGNGFFEAIIRGKGGHAAIPQQSIDPILATSNVIISLQNLVSREADPLDSQVVTVGKFQGGSAFNIIPDSVTIGGTFRAFSKESFQQLRHRIEQVVIAQAAVQRCNATVNFLQEQNPFFPVTINDGDLHEHFRSVAGSLLGVNKVNNMQPLMGAEDFSFYQEVIPGYFFMVGMQNASHEKLEQVHSPYFKVNEDVLPYGAALHASLAVSYLLKHPQDIAPAEGKYHDEL, from the exons ATGAATTTCTTCAACTGGCTCTCTTTGTTCATCGTTTTTCACGTCTTTGCTGCAACACCTCGCATCTTCTCGTTAACAGATTCATCCACACAACTCCCTGTCAACTTTCTAGATGCTGCCAAGAAGCCTGAGGTATTTGACTATATGGTCAGAATCAGAAGGAAGATTCACGAGAATCCAGAATTGGGTTATGAGGAGTTTGAGACCAGTAAATTGATTAGAGCAGAATTGGATCAACTGGGTATACCCTATAAACACCCTGTTGCAATCACTGGTATAATTGGCTTCATTGGTACTGGAAGGTCGCCTTTTGTTGCAATAAGAGCTGATATGGATGCTCTCCCCATGCAG GAAATGGTGGAGTGGGAACACAAGAGTAAAGTACCAGGAAAGATGCATGGTTGTGGTCATGATGCTCATGTGGCTATGCTTCTCGGTGCTGCGAAGATTCTTAAACATCATGAAAAAGAGATACAG GGAACTGTAGTTCTTGTTTTCCAACCAGCAGAGGAAGGAGGTGGGGGAGCCAAGAGAATTGTAGAGGCTGGAACCTTAGAAAATGTTTCAGCCATTTTTGGATTGCATGTGTCACCTAACTTCCCATTAGGTGAAGTGGGCTCTAGGTCTGGTCCAATGTTGGCAGGAAATGGTTTTTTTGAAGCTATAATAAGGGGAAAAGGAGGTCATGCAGCCATTCCTCAACAATCTATAGACCCTATATTGGCAACTTCTAATGTTATAATTAGCTTACAGAATCTTGTTTCTCGCGAGGCTGACCCTCTGGATTCCCAG GTTGTGACTGTAGGAAAATTCCAAGGAGGTAGTGCATTCAATATCATTCCAGATTCTGTCACGATCGGTGGCACCTTCCGAGCTTTTTCAAAAGAAAGCTTCCAGCAATTAAGACACCGCATTGAGCAG GTTGTTATTGCACAAGCTGCTGTGCAGAGGTGCAATGCAACAGTGAACTTCCTTCAGGAACAGAATCCTTTCTTTCCCGTAACCATAAACGATGGTGACTTGCATGAACATTTTCGGAGTGTTGCAGGGAGTTTGCTTGGCGTGAATAAAGTAAATAACATGCAACCATTGATGGGAGCTGAAGACTTTTCATTCTATCAAGAGGTTATACCTGGCTACTTTTtcatggttggaatgcagaatgCCTCACATGAAAAACTTGAGCAGGTACACTCACCCTACTTCAAAGTCAATGAAGATGTTCTTCCTTATGGAGCTGCACTTCATGCCTCATTAGCTGTTAGTTATCTTCTGAAACATCCGCAGGACATAGCCCCTGCAGAGGGGAAATATCATGATGAATTGTAA